Proteins encoded together in one uncultured Sphaerochaeta sp. window:
- a CDS encoding electron transfer flavoprotein subunit alpha/FixB family protein — protein sequence MKRTLILQDTEVPMRSNALLEVNRRIHGEKNSESWLLAFSSDQESLPEGFDTIMLVQDEGIVKQDARHICAIIIDLHERHAFDTILIPGTWVGRMVAPRVARRMGVGLVAEINDVQRHGEDLEFVRTAYSGNVLAGIAMKSEPPIILSIKPGIFSWELKSQVKTVVQHYEDKIASPSSLTPLERKQRLLSYDIRDSDVLISGGGGAKRAYPMLETLAKELGGEVSASRKLVDQGIANRSIQVGQSGKIVSPRLYIAIGIDGAIQHVEGLQNVETILSVNTSPDAPICSISDVVVVGDAKTFIEKLLQKLALYTEQRTPDQITKDRGESE from the coding sequence ATGAAACGAACCTTGATCCTGCAGGATACGGAAGTCCCAATGAGGAGCAATGCACTTCTCGAGGTAAACAGGCGTATCCATGGAGAGAAGAACAGTGAGTCTTGGCTCCTTGCCTTCTCATCCGACCAAGAATCGCTGCCTGAGGGTTTTGATACCATCATGCTTGTCCAGGATGAGGGAATCGTCAAGCAAGATGCACGTCATATCTGTGCCATCATCATCGACCTTCACGAGCGCCATGCATTTGACACCATTCTCATTCCTGGGACATGGGTAGGAAGGATGGTTGCTCCCCGAGTTGCAAGACGGATGGGGGTTGGCCTTGTTGCTGAGATAAACGATGTCCAAAGACACGGAGAGGACTTGGAATTTGTGCGTACAGCTTATTCAGGAAATGTGCTGGCAGGTATCGCAATGAAGAGTGAGCCTCCAATTATCCTGAGCATCAAGCCAGGCATCTTCTCCTGGGAGCTGAAGTCACAGGTGAAAACTGTAGTACAGCACTATGAAGACAAAATCGCATCGCCCTCCTCACTTACCCCTCTGGAGAGAAAGCAGAGACTACTTTCCTATGATATTCGAGATAGCGATGTGCTCATCTCAGGAGGTGGTGGTGCCAAGAGGGCATACCCGATGCTGGAAACACTGGCGAAAGAATTGGGTGGTGAAGTATCTGCAAGCCGAAAACTCGTCGACCAAGGGATTGCCAACCGTAGCATTCAGGTAGGACAATCAGGAAAGATTGTCAGTCCTCGTCTGTATATCGCAATTGGAATCGATGGGGCTATCCAGCATGTGGAAGGATTGCAGAATGTGGAGACGATACTCTCAGTGAATACGAGTCCTGACGCACCCATTTGCAGCATATCAGATGTGGTGGTTGTCGGGGATGCCAAGACGTTTATAGAAAAATTGTTACAGAAGCTTGCTTTATATACAGAGCAAAGAACTCCCGATCAGATTACAAAAGACAGAGGAGAGAGCGAATGA
- a CDS encoding FAD-binding oxidoreductase has product MNNEKILEQLKTMLKPTQINTNSEDLYDASADRYKKYAKARNVLDVPSPLAIVYPDSPQQVRDLLVFCNTNKINVIPRAGKTATEGGLENWKEQTLVIDALNLDSIINIDTYNMQATVQAGVPLQVLEDALRKEGFTTGHSPQSKPVAKLGGLVATRSIGQFSTLYGAIEDMVVGLECVFPDGHISRIKNVPRRSGGPDIRHIAIGNEGSLCYITEVTVKMFKFYPDNNKFYGYLIKDVDTGIKVLREVMVNGFRPSVARTYSEEDAAQHFYHFHKNKCVLLFMAEGPEGIVKATGEAIEQAVEKFKDGIIEQVDSKHIENWFNNLNWSQQDIDDEYEGMKEHDSHSGFTTEISADWGTITKIYYNVMKRVKEEYPRFHDLTMLGGHSSHSYINGTNMYFVYNYDIHCAPEDEMRVYHHPMQRIIVEETLKLGGSMCHHHGIGKFRNEWTEQEHGSAYYMLEKLKEAFDPNGIMNFGTIFPQEEGKKYQ; this is encoded by the coding sequence GTGAATAACGAAAAGATTCTTGAACAGTTGAAAACAATGCTGAAACCTACCCAGATCAACACCAACAGTGAAGATCTCTATGATGCATCTGCAGATAGATATAAGAAATATGCAAAAGCAAGGAACGTACTCGATGTACCCTCCCCGCTGGCAATCGTCTACCCCGACTCTCCCCAGCAGGTTCGCGACCTGCTTGTGTTCTGTAATACCAATAAGATCAACGTGATCCCCCGTGCTGGAAAAACAGCAACAGAGGGTGGTCTTGAGAACTGGAAGGAACAGACACTCGTCATAGATGCACTGAACTTAGACAGTATCATCAATATCGATACCTATAACATGCAGGCAACCGTACAGGCGGGAGTTCCCCTGCAAGTACTGGAAGATGCCCTGAGAAAGGAAGGTTTTACCACCGGCCACTCACCACAGTCAAAGCCTGTAGCAAAACTGGGTGGATTGGTCGCAACCCGGAGTATTGGACAGTTCTCCACCCTCTATGGGGCAATCGAGGACATGGTAGTCGGACTTGAGTGCGTTTTCCCAGACGGACATATCTCCAGAATCAAGAATGTTCCCCGACGTTCAGGTGGTCCCGATATTCGTCATATTGCCATCGGCAATGAAGGATCGCTGTGCTACATCACCGAAGTAACGGTAAAGATGTTCAAGTTCTATCCTGACAACAACAAGTTTTATGGGTATCTCATCAAGGATGTCGATACCGGAATCAAGGTGTTGAGGGAAGTCATGGTAAACGGCTTCAGACCCTCTGTTGCCCGTACCTACAGTGAGGAAGATGCTGCACAGCATTTCTACCACTTCCACAAGAACAAGTGCGTGCTGCTGTTCATGGCAGAAGGCCCTGAGGGAATTGTAAAAGCTACAGGAGAGGCAATCGAACAGGCTGTCGAGAAATTCAAGGACGGCATCATCGAACAGGTTGACAGCAAACATATTGAAAACTGGTTCAACAACCTCAACTGGTCCCAGCAAGACATAGACGATGAGTATGAAGGAATGAAAGAACATGACAGCCACTCCGGCTTCACCACCGAAATCTCTGCAGACTGGGGTACGATCACAAAAATTTACTACAATGTCATGAAGCGTGTGAAGGAAGAGTATCCTCGGTTCCATGATCTGACCATGCTTGGCGGTCACTCTTCCCATAGCTACATCAACGGAACCAACATGTACTTCGTGTACAACTACGATATCCATTGTGCACCAGAGGATGAAATGCGGGTATACCACCACCCAATGCAACGGATCATTGTCGAGGAAACCCTCAAGCTTGGCGGGTCAATGTGTCACCATCATGGAATTGGCAAATTCCGCAATGAATGGACCGAACAGGAGCATGGTTCCGCCTACTATATGCTGGAGAAACTGAAAGAGGCATTTGATCCCAACGGCATCATGAACTTTGGCACCATCTTCCCACAGGAAGAAGGTAAGAAGTACCAATAA
- a CDS encoding FMN-binding protein produces the protein MKLLWVLLVVALIIVVVFLLYRRIENKLNALPGLPIADVDFRQVPDGIYSGSYATFPVRVKIEAKMDSGKLTDLSLLEHRNGQGQKAEKILQDVLSSQHLQVDTISGATYSSVVMLKAIESALTEQKSL, from the coding sequence ATGAAACTATTGTGGGTACTACTCGTGGTAGCACTGATCATTGTCGTGGTTTTTCTGTTGTATCGTAGAATTGAGAACAAGTTGAATGCGTTGCCTGGTCTTCCCATTGCCGATGTTGATTTCCGCCAGGTTCCCGATGGGATCTACAGTGGTTCCTACGCTACCTTTCCTGTACGGGTGAAGATTGAGGCAAAAATGGATTCAGGTAAGCTAACGGACTTGTCTTTGTTGGAACATCGTAATGGACAAGGGCAGAAAGCCGAAAAAATTCTCCAGGATGTTCTTTCTTCCCAGCATCTTCAAGTTGATACTATTTCTGGTGCAACGTACAGCAGTGTGGTGATGCTCAAGGCTATTGAGTCGGCTCTTACAGAGCAAAAATCTCTCTAA
- a CDS encoding SIS domain-containing protein encodes MEFLSGKDVIGYTSTNEIQRVRAFLDTFDSQLVDDLHSMILDHKKLVLFGYGPSLLCAEYFAYRFRNCTDITTMAVSDPIAVKNMVDETTLLVILTETGRFHSFQDVYSTAKNKGCDVIIISEEFNTELVTQCDKIFYLAQHAQPEYLQAYEKSRTTFFIFLEEVIQRFLPHQS; translated from the coding sequence ATGGAATTTTTGAGTGGAAAGGATGTGATCGGGTATACCTCAACAAACGAGATACAGCGTGTACGTGCTTTCCTCGATACCTTCGATTCCCAACTGGTGGACGATCTTCATTCCATGATACTGGATCATAAAAAATTGGTCCTCTTTGGGTATGGCCCTTCACTGCTCTGCGCGGAATACTTCGCCTATCGGTTCAGGAACTGTACCGATATAACGACCATGGCTGTTTCTGACCCCATTGCTGTCAAGAATATGGTGGATGAGACAACGCTGCTTGTCATACTGACAGAAACTGGTCGTTTTCACTCCTTTCAGGATGTATACTCTACAGCTAAGAACAAAGGGTGTGATGTGATCATCATTTCGGAGGAATTCAATACGGAACTGGTCACCCAATGTGACAAGATTTTCTATTTGGCACAGCATGCTCAACCAGAGTATTTGCAAGCCTATGAGAAATCGCGAACCACATTCTTCATTTTCCTTGAAGAGGTCATCCAACGGTTTCTTCCTCATCAATCTTGA
- a CDS encoding electron transfer flavoprotein subunit beta/FixA family protein, with protein MNIICLVKFVPDITGFGYDYEASSMVRNHTRMVLNPDDVCALSFAFKVKEKHPESHLQVVSMAPSNVIPHMHDLLRLPVDRGILICDPLFAGSDTYATSEVLGSYLKSQSFDVLLSGSRSLDGATSQVPAQIAEMLDLDHMLDVNEIDIEHTTSSLAVFSVEGERETTTWSMQLPGVLSLSRSSTCKLPYPSYADLQRDVSDKLTILTNKELNLNPSHVGLEGSLTKVVNTYEAKSRKRKKTVVEADDKGIDFVLSYLKERGFV; from the coding sequence ATGAACATCATATGCTTGGTTAAATTCGTCCCAGACATTACAGGGTTCGGTTATGACTATGAGGCCAGTAGCATGGTAAGGAATCACACCAGGATGGTGTTGAACCCGGATGATGTATGCGCGCTCTCCTTTGCCTTCAAGGTAAAGGAGAAGCATCCTGAATCTCATCTTCAAGTGGTCTCGATGGCACCCTCTAATGTAATTCCTCATATGCACGACCTGCTCAGGCTTCCAGTGGACCGGGGTATACTGATCTGTGACCCTCTTTTTGCCGGGAGTGACACCTATGCAACGAGTGAAGTATTGGGCTCGTATCTCAAGAGCCAATCGTTTGACGTACTCTTGAGCGGAAGTCGGTCGCTCGACGGTGCTACATCTCAGGTTCCTGCCCAGATTGCTGAAATGCTCGACCTTGATCATATGCTCGATGTCAATGAGATAGACATTGAACATACAACCAGCAGTCTTGCAGTATTCTCTGTTGAAGGGGAAAGAGAGACCACCACTTGGTCGATGCAACTCCCTGGTGTGTTGAGCCTCTCCAGAAGCAGTACGTGCAAACTCCCCTATCCCTCCTATGCAGACCTGCAACGGGATGTATCAGACAAACTAACCATACTCACCAACAAGGAACTGAATTTGAACCCTTCCCATGTGGGCTTGGAAGGCTCTTTAACCAAGGTGGTCAACACCTATGAGGCAAAGAGCCGGAAACGGAAAAAAACAGTGGTCGAAGCGGATGATAAGGGGATCGACTTTGTTCTCTCCTATCTCAAGGAAAGGGGGTTTGTGTAG
- a CDS encoding zinc-binding dehydrogenase produces the protein MSTIPRTMKAVVTKSNGGYEQLQYQDVPVPELLPGTVLLKVLSAGVNNTDINTRLGWYAAKVKKGTLALSSGEIENSMDGGWKEKTPFPLIQGTDCCGRVVAVGSGQDAHLLNSRVLVRPCMRSSGWESLETIWLGSDCDGAFAEYVRVPTPEVFPVDCEWSDEELGTIPCAYGTAENMLHRASVQDGDIVLVRGSSGGVGSAVVQLAGRRGARVIAVTSKGKKREVASLAVERVITHEELASGVLPSNSVDVVVDNVAGPDFGEMLNLLKRGGRLVTSGAIAGAQVTIDLRSLYLKDLRLIGCTAWAEPVFRDVISYIEQGEIRPLLAGVFPMEEIAAAQQEFSRKHHVGKLVLLPHQV, from the coding sequence ATGAGTACCATACCACGAACAATGAAAGCGGTTGTAACTAAATCCAACGGGGGGTATGAGCAATTGCAGTACCAGGATGTTCCTGTTCCTGAGCTTCTTCCTGGTACGGTTTTGCTGAAAGTACTTTCAGCCGGAGTCAACAATACGGATATCAATACCCGTTTGGGGTGGTATGCTGCCAAGGTTAAGAAAGGAACCCTTGCACTCTCCTCAGGAGAAATAGAAAACAGTATGGATGGGGGATGGAAGGAGAAGACTCCTTTTCCTCTCATCCAGGGAACGGATTGTTGTGGACGCGTGGTAGCTGTAGGAAGTGGACAGGATGCACACTTGCTAAACTCGCGTGTCCTTGTTCGTCCTTGTATGAGGAGCTCTGGTTGGGAATCACTTGAGACCATATGGCTGGGCTCTGACTGCGATGGCGCGTTTGCTGAGTATGTACGAGTTCCTACTCCAGAGGTATTTCCTGTTGACTGTGAGTGGAGTGATGAGGAACTGGGAACCATTCCCTGTGCCTATGGTACCGCTGAGAATATGCTGCATCGCGCCTCTGTACAGGACGGTGATATCGTATTGGTGCGTGGTTCTTCTGGTGGAGTTGGCTCAGCGGTAGTCCAACTTGCTGGGCGCCGGGGTGCAAGGGTGATTGCTGTTACCAGCAAAGGAAAAAAGAGAGAGGTTGCTTCTCTCGCTGTGGAGAGGGTAATAACACACGAGGAGCTTGCTAGTGGAGTCCTTCCCTCAAATTCTGTTGATGTGGTAGTTGATAATGTAGCTGGTCCTGACTTTGGTGAGATGCTGAACCTGCTGAAGAGAGGAGGGCGTTTGGTAACCTCCGGTGCTATTGCGGGTGCACAGGTAACCATTGATTTACGATCACTTTATCTTAAGGATTTGCGACTCATTGGCTGTACTGCTTGGGCTGAACCGGTATTCAGAGATGTTATCTCCTACATCGAACAGGGCGAGATCCGCCCACTGCTTGCAGGAGTATTTCCCATGGAAGAGATAGCAGCAGCACAACAGGAATTCTCCCGGAAACACCATGTTGGGAAACTGGTACTTTTGCCTCATCAGGTATAG
- a CDS encoding SDR family NAD(P)-dependent oxidoreductase, giving the protein MNIPDFTMDFFSLKGKNAIVTGGNTGLGQPLSVALAKAGANVMVASIMEEDGQTKQWVEDCGVAYQYIHSNITEEGECKRVVDTCIDTWGSIDILVNCAGISINKEDVTEFNRSDWDKMIAVNLTAAFEMIHEVTPHMIRQRSGKIINIASLYAFLGGRWSPAYAASKHGIVGLTKAMSDELAEYNVQVNAIAPGYFVTKLTEKTRSDQKRNEVIVSHIPANRWGTATDLMGSCVYLSSDASNYVNGTVLTIDGGFLIR; this is encoded by the coding sequence ATGAATATACCTGACTTCACCATGGATTTCTTTTCCTTGAAAGGTAAAAATGCCATTGTCACCGGTGGGAACACCGGTCTTGGGCAACCCCTTTCAGTAGCTCTGGCGAAGGCTGGAGCAAATGTCATGGTAGCCAGCATCATGGAAGAAGATGGACAGACAAAACAGTGGGTTGAAGATTGCGGAGTTGCCTATCAGTATATTCACAGCAATATCACTGAAGAGGGTGAATGCAAACGTGTAGTCGATACTTGCATCGATACGTGGGGGAGTATAGACATCCTGGTCAATTGTGCGGGTATCAGCATAAACAAGGAGGATGTCACTGAATTCAATCGCAGTGACTGGGACAAGATGATTGCGGTGAACCTAACCGCTGCCTTTGAGATGATACATGAGGTAACACCCCATATGATCAGGCAAAGAAGTGGAAAGATCATCAATATTGCATCCCTGTATGCCTTTCTTGGTGGACGCTGGTCACCAGCATACGCTGCATCAAAACATGGTATCGTGGGTTTGACGAAGGCTATGAGTGATGAGTTGGCAGAATACAATGTCCAGGTCAATGCGATCGCTCCTGGGTATTTTGTAACCAAGTTGACGGAGAAAACCCGCAGCGACCAGAAACGTAATGAGGTGATCGTCTCCCACATTCCTGCAAATCGATGGGGAACAGCAACCGACTTGATGGGCTCTTGCGTCTATCTCTCCAGCGATGCTTCCAACTATGTGAATGGAACCGTTCTTACCATCGACGGTGGTTTCCTGATACGTTAG